One genomic region from Spodoptera frugiperda isolate SF20-4 chromosome 21, AGI-APGP_CSIRO_Sfru_2.0, whole genome shotgun sequence encodes:
- the LOC126911990 gene encoding uncharacterized protein LOC126911990 — translation MEAAFDKLQKQGKNDVDNLVKWLKDMKLIDKTKEQEERLRAFFNDVPDKTNVPLDKFKEIVQKACDEFKKNFDGLAKQLAESGPNLLLTLTGATSKKLKGLLGKK, via the exons ATGGAAGCCGCCTTTGACAAGTTACAGAAACAGGGAAAGAACGATGTGGATAACTTGGTGAAATGGTTGAAGGACA TGAAACTAATAGACAAGACAAAAGAACAAGAAGAGAGGCTGCGTGCCTTCTTTAACGATGTGCCAGATAAGACGAATGTCCCTCTAGACAAGTTTAAAGAAATAGTCCAAAAGGCATGTGATGAGTTTAAGAAGAATTTCGATGGGCTCGCCAAGCAGCTTGCTGAATCCGGACCCAACCTACTGCTGACTCTTACTGGCGCTACCAGTAAGAAGTTGAAAGGATTGCTTGGGAAAAAATag
- the LOC118280346 gene encoding ets DNA-binding protein pokkuri has product MPTQARCDRVPPPHAKWDALDLRVLQEDDLPLDPRSWGRAEVGTWVSRRGGLPERFPMNGKALCLMSKDMFASRVPHNGHVLHQDFRRRLAKALALQELIEKIATH; this is encoded by the exons ATGCCTACACAAGCTCGCTGCGACCGGGTGCCTCCTCCTCATGCCAAATGGGACGCTCTGGACCTGAGGGTGCTGCAGGAAGATGATCTACCACTTG ATCCTCGCTCCTGGGGCCGCGCGGAGGTCGGCACGTGGGTGTCGCGACGTGGCGGTCTACCGGAGCGGTTCCCAATGAATGGGAAGGCGCTGTGTCTCATGTCCAAGGATATGTTCGCCTCGCGAGTGCCTCATAACGGGCATGTGCTACATCAG GACTTCAGGAGAAGACTAGCGAAGGCATTAGCCCTTCAGGAACTAATAGAAAAAATCGCAACCCATTGA